The proteins below come from a single Chiloscyllium punctatum isolate Juve2018m chromosome 20, sChiPun1.3, whole genome shotgun sequence genomic window:
- the LOC140492264 gene encoding homeobox protein Nkx-2.8-like encodes MERALSAAVLPDYCAFYPAPCTKFREAAPAGKRDFTVEFLLSKPPPERAACTEHNLQPYPCVPLPACCPALCQSPGYYPSPWHSCFAMYRADWRFSPAPLVCPSPARQVKLKRYRAIFTQEQLAVLEREFKKNHYIVGPQRVTLAAAVGLTVLQVKVWFQNRRIKWKRDTEKCQTGRAVCEEGDVEDSQDGH; translated from the exons ATGGAGCGAGCCCTTTCCGCGGCTGTTCTCCCGGATTACTGTGCCTTTTACCCGGCTCCATGCACCAAGTTCCGTGAGGCGGCTCCAGCCGGGAAGCGGGACTTCACGGTGGAGTTCCTACTCTCCAAGCCTCCCCCCGAGAGAGCAGCCTGCACTGAGCACAACCTCCAGCCCTACCCCTGTGTCCCACTGCCGGCCTGCTGCCCTGCCCTCTGCCAGTCTCCAGGATACTACCCTTCACCCTGGCACAGCTGCTTCGCCATGTACCGTGCAG ATTGGAGGTTCAGTCCAGCTCCCCTGGTTTGCCCCAGCCCTGCCAGACAGGTCAAGTTAAAACGCTACAGAGCTATCTTCACCCAAGAGCAGCtcgcagtgttggagagggagttCAAGAAAAACCACTACATCGTCGGTCCTCAGAGGGTGACCTTAGCTGCTGCTGTGGGCcttacagtactccag GTGAAGGTCTGGTTTCAAAACAGGCGGATCAAGTGGAAGAGGGACACTGAGAAATGTCAAACTGGACGAGCGGTGTGTGAGGAAGGGGACGTGGAAGATTCTCAAGATGGACACTGA